Within Natronocella acetinitrilica, the genomic segment GGGTATCGTTACCAGTCGGGATCTGCGGTTCGAGACGCGCCATGATGCGCCGGTGCGCGAGATCATGACCGGGCGCGATCGCCTGGTGACTGTTAAGGAAGGCGCGAGCCGCGGGGAAGTCCTCGATCTGATGCATCGCCACCGGATCGAGAAGGTGTTGGTGGTGGACGATGACTTCCGGCTGCGTGGGTTGATCACTGTCAAGGATATCCAGAAAGCCAAGGATTTCCCCAATGCCTGCAAGGACGAGCAGGGGCGCCTGCGTGTCGGCGCGGCGGTTGGCACTGGTGGAGACACCGAAGAGCGGGTTGATGCCCTGGCCAGGGCCGGGGTGGACATGGTGGTGGTGGACACCGCTCATGGCCACACCAAGGGTGTGATGGACCGGGTGCGCTGGATCAAGCAGCACTATCCCGAGGTGCAGGTGATCGGCGGCAACATCGCCACCGGAGACGCAGCACTGGCATTGGTCGAGGCCGGTGCCGATGCGGTCAAGGTGGGAATTGGGCCCGGTTCCATCTGTACAACCCGCGTCGTCGCGGGTGTCGGTGTTCCGCAGATCACTGCCGTTGCCAATGTGGCGGCCGCCCTGAAAGGCACCGATGTACCACTGATCGCCGATGGCGGCATTCGTTATTCGGGTGATCTGGCAAAGGCGCTTGCCGCCGGCGCGCATGTGGCCATGGTGGGTGGCATGCTGGCCGGTACCGAAGAGGCGCCAGGTGAGGTGGAGCTGTTCCAGGGCCGCAGCTACAAGTCCTATCGCGGCATGGGTTCCATGGGTGCCATGCAGCAGGGCTCCAGCGACCGCTACTTCCAGGACACGGTCGAAGAAGTGGAAAAGCTGGTGCCGGAGGGCATCGAAGGGCGTGTGCCCTACAAGGGCAGCATGGTGGCCATCGTCCATCAGTTAATGGGTGGCTTGCGCGCCAGCATGGGCTACGTCGGTTGCGCGAGCATGGAGGAAATGCGCACCCGGCCGGAATTCGTGCGCATTACCGGAGCCGGCGTGCGGGAAAGCCATGTGCACGACGTCTCGATCACCAAGGAAGCGCCCAACTATCGCAGCGACTGAATCGCAGGGCGCCCCGGTGCCGCCGTTATAGATACGATCCAGCAGGAGTTCCATGGCCGTCGATATTCATGCAGACCGCATCCTCATTCTCGACTTTGGGTCGCAGTACACGCAGTTGATCGCCCGGCGCGTGCGCGAGGCGGGGGTCTACTGCGAGATTTATGCCTGCGATGTGGCGGATCAGGCCATTGTCGACTTTGCGCCCACCGGGCTGATTCTGTCCGGTGGCCCGGAGTCGGTGACCTTTTCCGAGACGCCACGTATTCCCGCCGCCGTTTTCGAGCTTGGCGTGCCGCTGCTGGGCATCTGTTACGGCATGCAGGCGATGGCGTCGCAGCTTGGCGGCAGCGTCGAAGCCTCTGACGAGAAGGAGTTCGGGTACGCCAGCATCCGTGCTCGGGGGCACTCGCGGCTGCTGCGTGACATCGAGGATCACACCACGCCGGAAGGCTACGGCATGCTCGATGTGTGGATGAGCCATGGGGATCGGGTCAGCGTGCTGCCGGACGGGTTCAAGATCATCGCCAGTTCCGAGTCCGCACCCATTGCCGGTATTGGTGATGATGAGCGCGGCTGGTACGGCGTGCAGTTTCACCCGGAGGTCACCCACACCACCCAGGGTGCGCGAGTCCTGTCCCGGTTCGTGCACGACATCTGCGGCTGCGCCGGTGAGTGGACGTCCGGGAATATCATCGAGGACAGCATCGCGCGGGTGAGGGAACAGGTGGGTAACGGCAAGGTATTGCTGGGGCTCTCCGGCGGGGTCGATTCCTCGGTGGTGGCGGCGTTGCTGCACCGGGCTATCGGTGATCAGCTCACCTGCGTGTTCGTGGACAACGGCTTGCTGCGCCAGGATGAAGGCGACCAGGTGATGGCGACCTTCGCCCGTCACATGGGTGTGAACGTCATCCGCGTTGATGCCGAGGCGCGATTCCTCGCCGCGCTGGAGGGTGAGACCGATCCCGAGCGTAAGCGCAAGATCATTGGAAACCTGTTCATCGACGTGTTCGATGAACAGGCGGCAAAGTTGCAGGATGTGGACTGGCTGGCCCAGGGCACAATCTATCCCGATGTCATCGAATCCGCAGGTGCGGCCACCGGCAAGGCCCATGTGATCAAGTCCCACCACAATGTGGGTGGGTTGCCGGAGCACATGAAGCTCAAGCTGGTAGAGCCGCTGCGAGAACTGTTCAAGGACGAAGTGCGGCGCATCGGTCTTGAGCTTGGCCTGCCCTCCGACATGATTCAGCGCCATCCCTTCCCGGGGCCGGGTCTTGGTGTGCGCATACTCGGCGAGGTCAGGAAGGAGTATGCAGATCTGCTGCGCCGTGCCGACGCCATCTTTATCGATGAACTGCGCCGCCATGACTGGTATGACAAGGTCAGCCAGGCGTTTGCCGTTTTCCTGCCGGTGAAGTCCGTGGGTGTCACCGGTGATGGCCGACGCTACGAGTACGTGATCGCGCTTCGTGCCGTCGAAACCGTCGACTTCATGACCGCCCGCTGGGCGCATCTGCCCTATGAGTTCCTTGATCTGGTGTCCCGGCGCATCATCAACGAGATTCATGGCATTTCCCGGGTGGTTTACGATATTTCCGGTAAGCCACCGGCCACCATCGAGTGGGAGTAGGGGGCGCCCTCGGAGCAAGCCATGGATCTTCACTCCGCCGCTGCGACCATCGAACAGGTACTGGAAATCGCGCAACGCCGGTACCGGCGGCATGGGCGTTCCGCCACGGAGCTGGAAGCCGAGAGGCTAGGCAACCTGGCAGCACTGGAGCAGGTCGATCACCTGTTGATGGACTACTGGGACACGCTGGATGACATCGCCGCGGGTCGGCCGAGCGATGATCTGAGCAGCGGCTATCAGCCCCATGTCTGGGAATTGAGCAGCGGTGTCCGGGTGGCGCAGCCACCCAGCGAGGCGCTAAAGCGGGTCGCCAGGCTCGCTGAGCTGGATCTCAGTGACCCGAGCGTCGGGTCGGCGTCCGACCGGCAAGCTGTCCGCTGGCTGCAGGAGTACGTCCGCCGCCACGCCGCGACCCTGGATCGCGTTTCCGACACATGAGTAGTGATGACGATGTTGCGCCGTCCTCAGTGGAGGATCAGCGCTGGATGGATCGCGCGCTGACCCTTGCAAGACAGGGCGAAGCGGCAGGCGAGGTGCCGGTCGGTGCGGTACTCGTCAAGGACGGCGAGGAACTGGCTGCGGGATGGAATCATCCCCTTGGCGCCCATGATCCGACCCTGCATGCGGAGATCCACGTGATCCGGGAGGCGGCGCGGCGCCTGAGCAACTACCGTCTCCCCGGCACAACCCTGTATGTCACCCTGGAACCTTGCGTCATGTGCGTCGGGGCCTTGATCCACGCCCGCATCGCAAGGTTGGTCTATGCAGCCCCGGAGCCGAAGACCGGCGCGGTCACCAGCCGATTTCAATTGCTAGAACCCGGCTTGCACAATCACACAATCGAGGTGCTCGGCGGAGTTCGGGCCGATGAGAGTGCGGAACTGCTGAAGCGTTTCTTCATGGCGCGACGGCGAAGATGCCGTTCACAGTGTTGACTGCAACAACCCCGCCAGATTCAGGGCGCGGCGGCGGGCCTCCGGTTCATAGGGCCGTCCCACGGTCACAAGCGTAGTGCCTGGTTCCGGGTCGGTAATGCGCGTCAGCAGATCGTAGTAGGTGCGGATCTGCGCGACGTACGTGACCGGCTCCTGGCCGCGGGCATAACCGAATCGCGTCTGTTCGTACCATTCCCTCTGACTCAATAGCGGCAGTGAGTCCTTGATGTCCTTCCAGGTGTCGGGGTCGCCACCGCGGATCTCCGTCAGCCGCCGCGCGTCTTCGAGGTGGCCCATGCCCACGTTGTAGGCGGCGAGTGCCAGCCAGGTGCGAACCGGCTCCTCGATGCGTTCCGGGATTCGCTGTCGCAGGCTGGCGAAATAACGTGCTCCGCCGTCAATGCTTTGCACCGGATCCAGTCGATCCTCAATGCCCATTTCCCGGGCCGTAGGCAACGTCAGCATCATGATGCCACGCACCCCAGTCGGGGAGACAGCGCGGGGATTCCAGTGGGACTCCTGATAACCGATGGCTGCCAGCAGCCGCCAATCTACCCCGGTGCGGGCAGCGGCCTCTTTGAATACCTCGCGGTATTCCGGGAGGCGTTCGGTGATGTGGCGCAGGAAGACCCGCGCGCCAACGTAGTCGAACTGTCCCAGGTGGCCAAGATAGCGCTCCTCGATTTGCGCCAGGCGACCACTGTTGCGCATCTGCTCGAAAAAGTGTCCAGAGGCACGGTACAGCGTATCGTCGCGGCCGTTGCGAAAGGCCCAGACCAGATCGCGGGCGCCTTCCAGGGTGAAGGCAATGCGAAGCTCGGGGTAAAAGTGCTGGGTCAGCTGCAGGTCGATGGAGTCCACCACGGTGAGTTCCGCCTCGCGATTCCACACCCGGTACAGTAACTCTTCGGTACCGGGGCTCGCGACCTCGTTCCAGGACAGCTCCGGGTAATCGCCGCGCAGGTGCTGCAGCCGCTCGATCTGGCTACCATAAGCCGCTATCTGTAGATCGGCGCTGTCCATGGCCGCCAGATCTGCGACCGTTTCCGGCCGACGCTGTCCGAAGCGATAGATCACGTGCTGCTCCACCGACAGATAGGACTCAGTGAAGCGGAAATGCCGATTACGTGCTTCAGATGGGCTCAGCCCCGCCGCCGCGAGGTCAGCCGAACCGGTGGCCAGCGCGTGATAGACATCCGCCTTGCTGCTCGCGACCAGCATGTCCAGTTCAACGCCCAGATAGTCTGCAAAGGCCCGCGCCAGATCGTATTCCAGGCCGGTGGGCCCATCCGAGGTATGGCTCAAGGTCGCGGGGCCGGCAACGGTTACCACGCGCAATACACCGGATTGCTGTACGCCCTCGAGCGCCGTTGGCTTGTACAGAAGCCCGGAGGCCGAAGCGCCAAGCAGCCCCAGACAAAGCGTCGCAATGAGTATCCGTAGCACACGTGACGGCATGGGCGTCATTCAAAAGCAAAGGGCTTTTATTGTAGACTACGCGCTCGCTCAAGTAAGCGGCCTGCGGAGAGGTGCCAGAGCGGTCGAATGGGGCGCACTCGAAATGCGTTGACCCCTCGCGGGGTCCGGGGGTTCGAATCCCTCCCTCTCCGCCACATACACAAAAGCGGCTCCCATCGGGAGCCGTTTTTGTGTATGTCGAATAGCCGGGATTCGAGCCCCCGGGGATAGACAAGTCGGGTTCGACGACCGAGCGTTGCGAGGGAGAACGTCGCCGCAGGCGGCGGCCCGAAGGGTGAGGCGCGCGGCGCCGAATAGGACCTCCCTCTCCGCCACATACACAAAAGCGGCTCCCATCGGGAGCCGTTTTTGTGCGTGGGTCGAATAGCCGGGAAATGTTGGGCGCGCCAACGCACTGACAGACTTCGCTGACCGTATCATTGTGCGCCTGTAAGCACCCCTTGGTTTCCCCCGGGTGCTCTAACAGCACGAGGCACGCCATGGTTAACGATTATCCCCAATCTGCAGCCCGAGACAGCAATACCCCTCCCCGAAAAGCGCCTCCGGGGCCAGCAGGAGGAGAGGACCGTTCGAAGCAAGCACCCGGCAAGCAGGCTGAACACAAACCCCGAAAGGCGCCTCCTGGGCCGGCAGCGCATCAGGGGAGTGGCGATAAAGAGCGAGAATAGCTGGCAGTCTCAAGGGCTGGTGGACAACGACTAGCCCTTGCGAAACAGCACGACATTTTTGGCTGGCACCTGCATTTCCCATTCAAATAGTTCCGCCAGCCACGCCAGGCTCTTCTCGCTGTAGAAGGATACGTGGGTCGGGTCGCGCACATAGTGCCAGTTTGCGAACCGCTCTTGCTCGGGGCGAAAGCCCGTCATTACCGCTAGCCACCCCCTTGGCCGCAACAAGCTGTCGAGTTCGCGGAATTCCGTGCCGGGGTTGTGGAAGTGTTCTGCGGTTTCGGTGCAGGTTACGAAATCGTACTGGCGCTCTAGCGCTGCCTGAGCGGGTGCAAAGTAGGGATCATACAGCGCCATCGTGTGTCCGGCCTCCTGCAACATGTACGCAAGGGCTGGCCCTGGCCCGCAGCCGTAGTCGAGCCCGTGGGAGCCGGGGGCAAGGCGCGCTAGTAGTGGCTCTGCAGCGCGGCTTAGGAAGCGGCGATACCCCGGATCTCGTGGATCATTCTCGTGGGTCGCATAGTAGGTGCGCTCGGCGGCGGGGTTCAGGCGTTGGGCGGGGTCAAGCCAGACCAGATCACAGTTTTCACAGTGCAGATAACGGCGCTCCCGCCAACTGGCATAGGGTACACCGCTTGTTGTGTCGCAGAGTGGGCACATGCTCGCTTCGGCCGTTGTGTTCACCGTGGTTCCTGCACCGTTTCGGGCACCATGACGTGAATGCCGTCACTCAAGAGCGAGACGCTAGCCTCGGCCCCGGGGGTGAGGCCATTGCGCGCCGCCGCGTGGGTGGAGACGTTGATCTGCAGGCTGTCCGCCGTCTCGCTGCAGTGCAGGGTCACGTAAGTCTGCGCCCCAAGCGTCAGGCACTCCTCAATCACGCCATTGACGGGATTCTCGCGCTCACCACGGGACGGGCGCTCGCGGCGGTGCAGGACGATATCCGAATCCGGCACGTACCAGTGCACCGGTGTACCGGGCGGCAGCCCCGTGGTGTCGCGGATTTCCAGCTCCAGGGAGCCCCAGCGCAGGCGCTCTCCCTGTCCGTTATTGACAATCATCCCCTGGAACACGTTCGGCCTGCCCAGTAGCCGCGCTACCTGGGGAGAGGCTGGGCGTCGGAACAGTGCCTCGGGCTCGTCCGTCTGCAGGGCATGGCCCTCGTGCAGCACGCAGATGCGGTCCGCCAGGGCGGTGGCTTCGGTGAGGTCATGGGTCACGAAGAGGATGGGGATGCGGATATCGCGCCGCAGGGCGGCAAGCTCTCGCTGCAGCCGTTGCCGCGTC encodes:
- the guaB gene encoding IMP dehydrogenase; its protein translation is MRIAQEALTFDDVLLLPAYSAVLPREVQLQSMVTREITINIPLLSAAMDTVTEARLAIALAEQGGIGVVHKNIGVAEQAEHVRRVKKFESGVIKEPISVTPDTTIGDVLALTRAHSISGVPVTDGERLAGIVTSRDLRFETRHDAPVREIMTGRDRLVTVKEGASRGEVLDLMHRHRIEKVLVVDDDFRLRGLITVKDIQKAKDFPNACKDEQGRLRVGAAVGTGGDTEERVDALARAGVDMVVVDTAHGHTKGVMDRVRWIKQHYPEVQVIGGNIATGDAALALVEAGADAVKVGIGPGSICTTRVVAGVGVPQITAVANVAAALKGTDVPLIADGGIRYSGDLAKALAAGAHVAMVGGMLAGTEEAPGEVELFQGRSYKSYRGMGSMGAMQQGSSDRYFQDTVEEVEKLVPEGIEGRVPYKGSMVAIVHQLMGGLRASMGYVGCASMEEMRTRPEFVRITGAGVRESHVHDVSITKEAPNYRSD
- the guaA gene encoding glutamine-hydrolyzing GMP synthase; this translates as MAVDIHADRILILDFGSQYTQLIARRVREAGVYCEIYACDVADQAIVDFAPTGLILSGGPESVTFSETPRIPAAVFELGVPLLGICYGMQAMASQLGGSVEASDEKEFGYASIRARGHSRLLRDIEDHTTPEGYGMLDVWMSHGDRVSVLPDGFKIIASSESAPIAGIGDDERGWYGVQFHPEVTHTTQGARVLSRFVHDICGCAGEWTSGNIIEDSIARVREQVGNGKVLLGLSGGVDSSVVAALLHRAIGDQLTCVFVDNGLLRQDEGDQVMATFARHMGVNVIRVDAEARFLAALEGETDPERKRKIIGNLFIDVFDEQAAKLQDVDWLAQGTIYPDVIESAGAATGKAHVIKSHHNVGGLPEHMKLKLVEPLRELFKDEVRRIGLELGLPSDMIQRHPFPGPGLGVRILGEVRKEYADLLRRADAIFIDELRRHDWYDKVSQAFAVFLPVKSVGVTGDGRRYEYVIALRAVETVDFMTARWAHLPYEFLDLVSRRIINEIHGISRVVYDISGKPPATIEWE
- the tadA gene encoding tRNA adenosine(34) deaminase TadA, which encodes MSSDDDVAPSSVEDQRWMDRALTLARQGEAAGEVPVGAVLVKDGEELAAGWNHPLGAHDPTLHAEIHVIREAARRLSNYRLPGTTLYVTLEPCVMCVGALIHARIARLVYAAPEPKTGAVTSRFQLLEPGLHNHTIEVLGGVRADESAELLKRFFMARRRRCRSQC
- the mltF gene encoding membrane-bound lytic murein transglycosylase MltF, whose protein sequence is MPSRVLRILIATLCLGLLGASASGLLYKPTALEGVQQSGVLRVVTVAGPATLSHTSDGPTGLEYDLARAFADYLGVELDMLVASSKADVYHALATGSADLAAAGLSPSEARNRHFRFTESYLSVEQHVIYRFGQRRPETVADLAAMDSADLQIAAYGSQIERLQHLRGDYPELSWNEVASPGTEELLYRVWNREAELTVVDSIDLQLTQHFYPELRIAFTLEGARDLVWAFRNGRDDTLYRASGHFFEQMRNSGRLAQIEERYLGHLGQFDYVGARVFLRHITERLPEYREVFKEAAARTGVDWRLLAAIGYQESHWNPRAVSPTGVRGIMMLTLPTAREMGIEDRLDPVQSIDGGARYFASLRQRIPERIEEPVRTWLALAAYNVGMGHLEDARRLTEIRGGDPDTWKDIKDSLPLLSQREWYEQTRFGYARGQEPVTYVAQIRTYYDLLTRITDPEPGTTLVTVGRPYEPEARRRALNLAGLLQSTL
- a CDS encoding class I SAM-dependent methyltransferase, producing MNTTAEASMCPLCDTTSGVPYASWRERRYLHCENCDLVWLDPAQRLNPAAERTYYATHENDPRDPGYRRFLSRAAEPLLARLAPGSHGLDYGCGPGPALAYMLQEAGHTMALYDPYFAPAQAALERQYDFVTCTETAEHFHNPGTEFRELDSLLRPRGWLAVMTGFRPEQERFANWHYVRDPTHVSFYSEKSLAWLAELFEWEMQVPAKNVVLFRKG
- a CDS encoding ABC transporter ATP-binding protein, translated to MSADREYGLSIELKAQRPIPLAVDFHVKPGELLALVGPSGSGKTTILRTIAGLQRRVVGRISCAGRVWLDTARGLRLSPQARRVGMVFQDYALFPHCNALENLMLAMDRGSPSERATMARALLARVRLEGLERRLPGELSGGQQQRVAVARALAREPDILLLDEPFSAVDMMTRQRLQRELAALRRDIRIPILFVTHDLTEATALADRICVLHEGHALQTDEPEALFRRPASPQVARLLGRPNVFQGMIVNNGQGERLRWGSLELEIRDTTGLPPGTPVHWYVPDSDIVLHRRERPSRGERENPVNGVIEECLTLGAQTYVTLHCSETADSLQINVSTHAAARNGLTPGAEASVSLLSDGIHVMVPETVQEPR